The following coding sequences lie in one Populus trichocarpa isolate Nisqually-1 chromosome 14, P.trichocarpa_v4.1, whole genome shotgun sequence genomic window:
- the LOC7497332 gene encoding adenine phosphoribosyltransferase 1, with product MQRSLLLRCSNSIFRPPPNSHRLRPPSLKRQSAPIAASSGAQLPLTFSQNYRTAPNRLHCSVSESQWKQDREMATADEQQDPRIARISSAIRVIPDFPKPGIMFQDITTLLLDTKAFKDTIDLFVERYRDKNISVVAGVEARGFIFGPPIALAIGAKFVPMRKPNKLPGEVISEEYSLEYGTDKMEMHVGAVEAGEHALVIDDLIATGGTLCAAVKLLERVGVHVVECACVIELLGLKGRERLGDRPLFVLVNST from the exons ATGCAAAGAAGTCTTCTGCTCCGTTGTTCAAATTCCATCTTTCGTCCTCCACCAAACTCTCATCGACTTCGACCACCGTCTCTGAAACGTCAGTCGGCTCCGATTGCAGCCTCCTCCGGTGCCCAATTACCTTTAACTTTCTCCCAGAATTACAGAACTGCCCCCAATCGCCTTCACTGCTCtg TGAGCGAGTCACAGTGGAAGCAAGATAGAGAAATGGCCACTGCAGATGAGCAGCAAGATCCTCGTATAGCCAGAATCTCCTCTGCTATAAGGGTCATCCCTGACTTCCCTAAACCAG GGATTATGTTTCAGGATATAACAACGTTGCTTCTTGATACAAAAGCGTTTAAGGATACTATAGATTTGTTTGTTGAGAGGTACAGAGATAAAAACATCTCTGTCGTTGCAG GTGTTGAAGCTAGGGGTTTTATATTTGGCCCTCCCATTGCACTGGCAATCGGAGCAAAATTTGTACCCATGAGGAAACCCAATAAGTTGCCTG GGGAGGTTATTTCGGAAGAGTACTCTTTGGAATATGGAACAGACAAAATGGAGATGCATGTGGGTGCAGTAGAAGCAGGAGAACATGCATTGGTAATTGATGATCTCATTGCAACTGGTGGGACCTTATGTGCTGCAGTGAAACTACTCG AGCGTGTTGGGGTACATGTTGTCGAGTGTGCCTGTGTTATTGAATTGTTAGGGCTGAAG